A genomic window from Sandaracinaceae bacterium includes:
- a CDS encoding nidogen-like domain-containing protein — MGRSTSGLARSAALMFGALAFVAGSTTAAPASAQAPLINTYGGPVGFGSNMLPINDDGSSDPIDLTAAFPGGLNFFGGPYTQVWVNNNGNITFSGPVFNYTPTPFPVADRPMIAPYWGDVDTRGGGTPNNNGVFYHLEPGRMVATWHNVGYYSSNDDRKMDFQLILTNSLDCRAGDFDVEFRYNRCEWTTGDASGGSGGLGGTPAQAGFDAGNSMDFVEIPGSRTMAILDVCTTSNVGIPGVWRFSVRGGEVSCPGTGEVCDTGMMGACGVGVTQCVGRDVVCSPVGTMSAERCNGTDDDCDGSTDEGGDLCSTAGDICVRGSCVPPCFEGGCGEGESCNADGICVESACVDVTCPEGQRCRGGSCVGACDGIVCPHNQQCVAGRCTDLCDVLTCPDGELCVDGACVAQCPCRECDAGQTCLADGSCIDSACDIVTCDPGFYCEAGECRDACAGAVCPEGQRCQAGDCVDGPAPMADAGVPPGTGDGGAPPPPPGIDGGGMEDTDGGVDRRPPARGDPGCSCRAAGRDRAPSLAWLLAPLAFVLWRRRGAR; from the coding sequence ATGGGAAGAAGTACCAGTGGTCTGGCGCGCTCCGCGGCGCTGATGTTCGGGGCCCTGGCGTTCGTGGCCGGGTCGACGACCGCGGCCCCAGCCAGCGCGCAGGCGCCGCTGATCAACACCTACGGTGGGCCCGTCGGCTTCGGCAGCAACATGCTGCCCATCAACGACGACGGCTCGTCCGACCCCATCGACCTCACGGCCGCCTTCCCGGGCGGCCTCAACTTCTTTGGCGGGCCCTACACCCAGGTCTGGGTGAACAACAACGGGAACATCACGTTCTCCGGCCCGGTGTTCAACTACACGCCGACGCCTTTCCCGGTCGCGGACCGTCCCATGATCGCGCCGTACTGGGGTGACGTGGACACGCGCGGCGGCGGCACGCCCAACAACAACGGCGTGTTCTATCACCTCGAGCCGGGGCGCATGGTCGCCACCTGGCACAACGTCGGCTACTACAGCTCCAACGACGATCGCAAGATGGATTTCCAGCTCATCTTGACGAACTCGCTCGACTGCCGCGCCGGCGACTTCGACGTCGAGTTCCGCTACAACCGCTGCGAGTGGACCACGGGCGACGCGTCCGGCGGCAGCGGCGGTCTCGGGGGGACGCCCGCGCAGGCGGGCTTCGACGCGGGCAACTCGATGGACTTCGTCGAGATCCCCGGCTCGCGCACGATGGCCATCCTCGACGTGTGCACCACCTCCAACGTCGGCATCCCGGGCGTCTGGCGGTTCAGCGTGCGCGGCGGCGAGGTCAGCTGCCCCGGCACGGGCGAGGTGTGCGACACGGGCATGATGGGCGCCTGCGGCGTGGGCGTGACCCAGTGCGTGGGCCGCGACGTGGTCTGCTCGCCCGTCGGCACGATGAGCGCCGAGCGCTGCAACGGCACCGACGACGACTGCGACGGCTCCACCGACGAGGGCGGCGACCTCTGCAGCACCGCGGGCGACATCTGCGTGCGCGGCAGCTGCGTGCCGCCGTGCTTCGAGGGCGGCTGCGGAGAAGGCGAGAGCTGCAACGCGGACGGCATCTGCGTGGAGTCCGCGTGCGTCGACGTGACCTGCCCCGAGGGCCAGCGCTGCCGCGGCGGGAGCTGCGTCGGCGCCTGCGACGGCATCGTCTGCCCCCACAACCAGCAGTGCGTCGCGGGCCGCTGCACCGATCTCTGCGACGTCCTGACCTGCCCCGACGGCGAGCTGTGCGTCGACGGCGCGTGCGTCGCGCAGTGCCCCTGCCGGGAGTGCGACGCGGGCCAGACCTGCCTCGCGGACGGGAGCTGCATCGACTCCGCGTGTGACATCGTCACGTGCGATCCTGGCTTCTACTGCGAGGCGGGCGAGTGCCGCGACGCGTGCGCGGGCGCGGTCTGTCCCGAGGGCCAGCGCTGCCAGGCCGGCGACTGCGTGGACGGCCCGGCGCCGATGGCGGACGCTGGCGTGCCGCCCGGCACGGGCGACGGCGGCGCGCCGCCTCCCCCTCCGGGCATCGACGGCGGCGGCATGGAGGACACCGACGGGGGCGTGGACCGCCGCCCGCCGGCGCGCGGTGATCCGGGCTGCAGCTGCCGCGCGGCGGGTCGCGACCGGGCTCCCTCGCTCGCGTGGCTGCTCGCGCCGCTCGCCTTCGTCCTCTGGCGTCGACGAGGCGCGCGGTGA
- a CDS encoding serine/threonine-protein kinase yields MADPYLGRDIAGQFRVIEKIGSGGMGAVYKAEQPEMRRFVAIKILHSRYLSRKDLVTRFKREARAMSHLSHPNTARVFLYGQLEDGACYFVMEYLEGRNLAQTVRREGPMDPTRAINVMIQACGALEEAHRSGIVHRDLKPENIFLTAQGGLEDFPKLLDFGLAKISEQQMRPGSLILTQEGMVFGTPEFMSPEQARGETLDGRSDIYSLGIILYELLTGKLPFDAGQPMEYIQKHIKEPPIPLRERMPDTEFPNGLEDVLMKTLAKKPDHRFQSASEMANALKMVARGRVMTGAMRAVPSEPTPEPVPEPAPSPPSAMSTPQMSAPPAPSKTPWIILGLGALLALIGTGALVLALLMR; encoded by the coding sequence GTGGCGGACCCGTACCTCGGTCGAGACATCGCCGGTCAGTTTCGGGTGATCGAGAAGATCGGCTCCGGGGGGATGGGTGCGGTCTACAAGGCCGAGCAACCGGAGATGCGACGCTTCGTCGCGATCAAGATCCTCCACTCGCGCTATCTGAGCCGCAAGGACCTCGTCACCCGCTTCAAGCGGGAGGCGCGGGCGATGAGTCACCTCTCGCACCCGAACACCGCGCGGGTCTTCCTGTACGGGCAGCTCGAGGACGGCGCCTGCTACTTCGTCATGGAGTACCTCGAGGGCCGGAACCTCGCGCAGACCGTGCGGCGCGAGGGCCCGATGGACCCGACCCGCGCCATCAACGTCATGATCCAGGCGTGCGGCGCGCTCGAGGAGGCGCACCGGAGCGGCATCGTGCACCGCGACCTCAAGCCCGAGAACATCTTCCTGACCGCGCAGGGCGGCCTCGAGGACTTCCCCAAGCTCCTCGACTTCGGGCTCGCGAAGATCAGCGAGCAGCAGATGCGGCCGGGCTCGCTCATCCTCACCCAGGAGGGCATGGTCTTCGGCACCCCCGAGTTCATGAGCCCCGAGCAGGCGCGCGGCGAGACCCTCGACGGCCGGAGCGACATCTACTCCCTCGGCATCATCCTCTACGAGCTGCTCACGGGGAAGCTGCCGTTCGATGCGGGCCAGCCGATGGAGTACATCCAGAAGCACATCAAGGAGCCGCCGATCCCGCTGCGCGAGCGCATGCCGGACACCGAGTTCCCGAACGGGCTCGAGGACGTGCTCATGAAGACGCTCGCCAAGAAGCCCGACCACCGCTTCCAGAGCGCGAGCGAGATGGCCAACGCGCTGAAGATGGTGGCGCGGGGCCGGGTGATGACCGGCGCGATGCGGGCCGTGCCGTCCGAACCGACGCCCGAGCCCGTCCCCGAGCCGGCTCCGAGCCCTCCGAGCGCGATGTCGACGCCGCAGATGTCCGCGCCGCCGGCCCCGTCGAAGACGCCCTGGATCATCCTCGGACTCGGCGCTTTACTGGCGCTCATCGGCACGGGGGCGCTCGTCCTCGCGCTCCTCATGCGCTGA
- a CDS encoding response regulator: MSDEYRSLFELAPDAITVAGLDRRHVDCNEAACLLFGYSREELLGTRVDDLVDPDALPVDPVRLERLIGGNAVYKVRSLRRKDGGTFLAEVSSRLLPDGRALAIIRELDTDRLRAAHDEALEARVSVERLESLARLAGGVAHDFNNLFTVVAAQAELAQGGVDVPASLDAILEAVARGAELTAQLLTFTRQRAEGAEAHDLHALVRESLPMLRRVLGETVPIELDLSASAPHVRASRPAFEQVLGILAKNAKDASPRGGRVTLATRDASDESVLVSIRDDGLGMSPEVRAHAFEPFFTTKPRPLGRGLGLSIVLGFARRAGGNVRLLSEAGEGTTVELTLPRTDAAPAKSAPPRPAREAPRAGGRVLFAEDDDAVRRTTARILRMAGFEVVEANSGQDALDRYLEDEAFDLLLTDVVMPGMDGVELAKTLLRRRPELPIVLVSGYTADLLDRASLPARVRLVGKPFRPDELLGALSQALGQAALTL, from the coding sequence ATGTCGGACGAGTATCGGTCCCTGTTCGAGCTCGCCCCGGACGCGATCACCGTGGCCGGGCTGGATCGTCGCCACGTCGACTGCAACGAGGCCGCGTGTCTCCTGTTCGGCTATTCGCGCGAGGAGCTGCTCGGCACCCGCGTGGACGACCTGGTGGATCCCGACGCGCTGCCCGTCGACCCGGTCCGGCTGGAGCGCCTGATCGGGGGCAACGCGGTGTACAAGGTGCGGTCTCTGCGCCGCAAGGACGGCGGCACGTTCCTGGCCGAGGTGTCGAGCCGGCTGCTCCCGGACGGCCGCGCGCTCGCCATCATCCGCGAGCTCGACACGGACCGGCTCAGGGCCGCCCACGACGAGGCGCTCGAGGCGCGCGTGAGCGTCGAGCGGCTCGAGTCGCTCGCGCGCCTCGCGGGCGGCGTGGCGCACGACTTCAACAACCTCTTCACCGTCGTCGCCGCCCAGGCCGAGCTCGCGCAGGGCGGCGTGGACGTGCCCGCGTCCCTCGACGCCATCCTCGAGGCGGTCGCGCGCGGCGCGGAGCTCACCGCCCAGCTGCTGACCTTCACGCGTCAGCGCGCCGAGGGCGCGGAGGCCCACGATCTCCACGCGCTCGTGCGGGAGAGCCTGCCGATGCTCCGGCGTGTGCTGGGGGAGACGGTGCCGATCGAGCTCGACCTGTCGGCCAGCGCGCCTCACGTGCGGGCGTCTCGACCCGCGTTCGAGCAGGTCCTCGGCATCCTGGCCAAGAACGCCAAAGACGCCTCGCCGCGTGGAGGGAGGGTGACGCTGGCCACGCGCGACGCGTCGGACGAGAGCGTGCTGGTCTCGATCCGCGACGACGGCCTGGGCATGAGCCCGGAGGTGCGCGCGCACGCCTTCGAGCCGTTCTTCACGACCAAGCCCAGGCCCCTCGGGCGCGGGCTCGGGCTGAGCATCGTGCTGGGGTTCGCGCGGCGGGCGGGCGGCAACGTCCGGCTCCTCAGCGAGGCGGGGGAGGGGACGACGGTGGAGCTGACGCTCCCGCGCACCGACGCGGCGCCCGCGAAGAGCGCGCCGCCCCGCCCCGCGCGCGAGGCGCCGCGAGCCGGCGGCCGCGTGCTCTTCGCGGAGGACGACGACGCGGTCCGTCGCACGACCGCGCGCATCCTCCGCATGGCCGGCTTCGAGGTCGTCGAGGCCAACTCCGGGCAGGACGCGCTCGATCGCTACCTCGAGGACGAGGCGTTCGACCTGCTGCTCACCGACGTGGTCATGCCGGGCATGGACGGCGTCGAGCTGGCGAAGACGTTGCTCCGCCGCCGGCCCGAGCTGCCCATCGTGCTGGTGAGCGGATACACCGCGGACCTGCTCGACCGCGCGTCCCTGCCCGCCCGCGTGCGCCTGGTCGGCAAGCCCTTCAGACCGGACGAGCTGCTCGGCGCGCTGAGTCAGGCGCTCGGCCAGGCCGCGCTCACTCTCTGA
- a CDS encoding tetratricopeptide repeat protein, with amino-acid sequence MEERVVRRFAPPKVALALTLGGAFVSACMSTSDGETLRRRVRELEQGQTQQREDLRSEIDNAQTKVRQLEEVLDRATKVVTRASADTGAQVEQLQQQLMALEGQLAELRNEVQRQQTQLGEQQQENERQLKKLARHVGLDQSVDESEIPAEAEAHWAAAQQAFDQNQHSRARTLYRLFTQRHAQDERIDDAQYQIGMSYLREGRPATALGELREVIANHPRGNVADDALLAMGQAFYELHACTDARSALEALIRAHPRSDLIRQARQKLREVQRAPSSYCTR; translated from the coding sequence GTGGAAGAACGCGTCGTCCGCCGCTTCGCGCCGCCGAAGGTCGCCCTCGCGCTGACCCTCGGCGGTGCTTTCGTCTCTGCCTGCATGAGCACCTCCGACGGGGAGACGCTGCGCAGGAGGGTCCGCGAGCTCGAGCAGGGGCAGACCCAGCAGCGCGAGGATCTCCGCTCCGAGATCGACAACGCGCAGACCAAGGTGCGCCAGCTCGAGGAGGTGCTCGACCGCGCGACCAAGGTCGTGACCCGCGCGAGCGCCGACACGGGCGCCCAGGTCGAGCAGCTCCAGCAGCAGCTCATGGCCCTCGAAGGCCAGCTCGCCGAGCTCCGCAACGAGGTCCAGCGGCAGCAGACGCAGCTGGGCGAGCAGCAGCAGGAGAACGAGCGGCAGCTCAAGAAGCTCGCCCGCCACGTCGGGCTGGATCAGTCGGTCGACGAGTCGGAGATCCCCGCGGAGGCCGAGGCGCACTGGGCCGCGGCGCAGCAGGCCTTCGACCAGAACCAGCACTCCCGCGCGCGCACCCTCTACCGGCTCTTCACCCAGCGCCACGCGCAGGACGAGCGCATCGACGACGCGCAGTACCAGATCGGCATGAGCTATCTGCGCGAGGGGCGCCCCGCGACGGCGCTCGGCGAGTTGCGAGAGGTCATCGCCAATCACCCGCGCGGCAACGTCGCCGACGACGCGCTGCTGGCAATGGGCCAGGCCTTCTACGAGCTGCACGCCTGCACCGACGCGCGCTCGGCGCTCGAGGCGCTCATCCGCGCCCACCCGCGGAGCGATCTGATCCGTCAGGCGCGACAGAAGCTGCGCGAGGTCCAGCGCGCGCCCAGCAGCTACTGCACGCGCTGA
- the cyoE gene encoding heme o synthase: MNAVSSSAEPSPVTGTPVRGTAFRDLVALTKPRITLMVILTTAGGLWLAPGELAPLTVLATLLATAMVVGAANTLNCWLEREVDKHMARTKRRPLPAGRLEAKHALWLGLALGAISVPILTFVANPLTGLLAAVALVSYVWVYTPMKQRSPAALMIGAVPGALPPLMGWTAATGELGAPGIVLFGILFLWQMPHFIAISIFRQTEYAKAGIKVLPAVRGNAVAKRHAVLWAAALVPVSLMLVPLGIAGNVYLAIAAVLGLAFFGWSVWGLRAEAGNRWARQLFLGSLIYLPLLFAALALDLA; this comes from the coding sequence ATGAACGCCGTATCTTCCAGCGCAGAGCCAAGCCCGGTCACCGGAACCCCGGTCCGGGGCACCGCCTTCCGCGATCTCGTGGCGCTCACCAAGCCGCGGATCACCTTGATGGTGATCCTGACCACGGCCGGCGGCCTCTGGCTCGCCCCGGGGGAGCTCGCGCCCCTCACCGTGCTCGCGACCCTGCTCGCCACCGCGATGGTGGTCGGCGCGGCGAACACGCTCAACTGCTGGCTCGAGCGCGAGGTCGACAAGCACATGGCGCGCACCAAGCGCCGCCCGCTCCCGGCCGGCCGCCTCGAGGCCAAGCACGCGCTCTGGCTGGGCCTCGCGCTGGGCGCGATCTCGGTGCCGATCCTCACCTTCGTCGCCAACCCGCTCACCGGGCTGCTCGCCGCGGTGGCGCTCGTCTCCTACGTCTGGGTCTACACCCCGATGAAGCAGCGGAGCCCGGCCGCGCTGATGATCGGCGCGGTCCCCGGCGCGCTCCCGCCCCTGATGGGCTGGACCGCGGCCACGGGTGAGCTCGGCGCGCCCGGCATCGTGCTCTTCGGCATCCTCTTCCTCTGGCAGATGCCGCACTTCATCGCGATCAGCATCTTCCGGCAGACCGAGTACGCCAAGGCGGGCATCAAGGTGCTCCCGGCCGTGCGCGGCAACGCGGTGGCCAAGCGCCACGCCGTGCTCTGGGCCGCGGCCCTCGTGCCGGTGAGCCTGATGCTCGTGCCGCTCGGCATCGCCGGGAACGTCTACCTGGCCATCGCGGCCGTGCTCGGCCTCGCGTTCTTCGGTTGGTCGGTCTGGGGGCTCCGCGCGGAGGCGGGCAACCGCTGGGCGCGTCAGCTCTTCCTCGGCTCGCTGATCTACCTGCCGCTCCTGTTCGCGGCGCTCGCCCTCGATCTGGCGTGA
- a CDS encoding 1-acyl-sn-glycerol-3-phosphate acyltransferase: protein MSDTTRVLDLTLYDRIRLRSKPPVQRLIADWFLRFDYRKLDLRVEGLERIPPRPVVYAMNHTDNFNYWPFQYYLHRERERYTATWVKGKNWEDVATATFMRLTNNIPIASRGYLITRDFLNVMGRRPEPEEYRALRDAVDDGQPVSGPVPEAVLQKPRDMMGHAFDPTRERWSAALRGVLAEMNRRFVRLNEQAHWMGLDILVFPQGTRSVRLSRGHIGLAELVLHLGATLVPVGCNGSDLVYTGRSLRSEPGRIVYRIGEPMYPDDFADIAPRVPFVPFTSEAETAHRDAFQEVVDRVMLRIDGLVDERHRFSTDLASDGTRGTDRFL, encoded by the coding sequence ATGTCGGACACGACTCGGGTGCTCGACCTCACCCTCTACGACCGCATCCGTCTGCGCTCCAAGCCGCCCGTGCAGAGGCTGATCGCAGACTGGTTCCTCCGCTTCGACTACCGGAAGCTCGACCTGCGCGTCGAGGGGCTCGAGCGCATCCCCCCGCGTCCGGTGGTCTACGCGATGAACCACACGGACAACTTCAATTACTGGCCATTTCAGTACTATCTGCACCGCGAGCGCGAGCGCTACACGGCCACGTGGGTGAAGGGGAAGAACTGGGAGGACGTGGCCACCGCGACGTTCATGCGGCTGACCAACAACATCCCGATCGCGTCGCGCGGCTACCTGATCACGCGAGACTTCCTGAACGTGATGGGCCGCCGCCCCGAGCCCGAGGAGTATCGCGCGCTGCGGGACGCGGTCGACGACGGCCAGCCGGTGTCGGGCCCGGTGCCCGAGGCCGTGCTCCAGAAGCCGCGCGACATGATGGGGCATGCTTTCGATCCCACGCGTGAGCGCTGGTCGGCCGCGCTCCGGGGTGTGCTCGCCGAGATGAACCGACGCTTCGTCCGCCTCAACGAGCAGGCCCACTGGATGGGGCTCGACATCCTCGTGTTCCCGCAGGGCACCCGCTCGGTGCGGCTCTCGCGCGGACACATCGGGCTGGCGGAGCTGGTGCTGCACCTCGGCGCGACCCTGGTGCCCGTCGGCTGCAACGGCTCCGACCTGGTCTACACGGGCCGCTCGCTGCGGTCCGAGCCGGGCCGCATCGTCTACCGCATCGGCGAGCCCATGTACCCCGACGACTTCGCGGACATCGCGCCTCGCGTGCCCTTCGTCCCCTTCACGAGCGAGGCCGAGACCGCGCACCGCGACGCCTTCCAGGAGGTGGTCGACCGGGTCATGCTGCGCATCGATGGCCTGGTCGACGAGCGGCATCGTTTCTCGACCGACCTCGCCAGCGACGGCACCCGCGGGACCGATCGCTTCCTCTGA
- a CDS encoding SCO family protein, with the protein MTRPAALLSSLALLSGLALSGCGGDEEPIGELMPIGEFSLTDQSGAPFGTSQLRGKVWIADMIFTSCPDICPVMSSQMANLQRRIDHPDVRFVSITVDPETDTPEVLRAYGERYGADHERWRFLTGAPDEVRRVIAFSFRLPVEPREERDDGRYDILHTGQLILVDQRGVLRGLYETDRDGLALLERHARQLAED; encoded by the coding sequence GTGACCCGCCCCGCGGCGCTCCTGTCGAGCCTCGCGCTCCTCTCGGGCCTGGCGCTCTCGGGGTGCGGGGGCGACGAGGAGCCGATCGGCGAGCTGATGCCGATCGGGGAGTTCAGCCTCACCGATCAGTCCGGCGCGCCCTTCGGCACGTCGCAGCTCCGCGGCAAGGTGTGGATCGCCGACATGATCTTCACGAGCTGCCCGGACATCTGCCCGGTCATGAGCTCGCAGATGGCGAACCTGCAGCGCCGGATCGACCACCCGGACGTCCGCTTCGTCTCGATCACCGTCGACCCGGAGACCGACACCCCCGAGGTGCTCCGCGCCTACGGCGAGCGCTACGGCGCCGACCACGAGCGCTGGCGGTTCTTGACCGGCGCGCCCGACGAGGTGCGCCGCGTCATCGCCTTCTCCTTCCGTCTCCCGGTCGAGCCGCGCGAGGAGCGCGACGACGGCCGCTACGACATCCTCCACACCGGTCAGCTGATCCTCGTCGATCAGCGGGGCGTGCTGCGCGGGCTCTACGAGACCGATCGCGACGGCCTGGCCCTGCTCGAGCGTCACGCGCGCCAGCTCGCGGAGGACTGA
- the rnc gene encoding ribonuclease III — protein sequence MSEEDPLRRLQERLGHWFTRVEHLEDALTHRSFVNERPRLARTDNERMEFLGDAILDLAASCLLWERFPEAREGELSRRRADLVCERSLASIANELELGIGLRLGKGEEKSGGREKPRLLASALEASVAAIYLDAGEQEAITIARGLLAPHVDALEPGERDYKSRLQEVLQRGGNPAPTYTLLGTEGPDHERLFRVAVRLEDRELARGEGRSKARAEQLAARAALDDLESGAGTERGEEE from the coding sequence ATGAGCGAAGAGGATCCCCTCCGCCGCCTCCAAGAGCGGCTCGGACACTGGTTCACGCGCGTCGAGCACCTCGAGGACGCGCTCACCCACCGCTCGTTCGTCAACGAGCGCCCCAGGCTCGCCCGCACGGACAACGAGCGCATGGAGTTCCTCGGCGACGCCATCCTGGACCTCGCCGCGTCGTGCCTGCTCTGGGAGCGCTTCCCCGAGGCGCGCGAGGGAGAGCTGAGCCGGCGGCGGGCCGACCTCGTCTGCGAGCGCTCGCTCGCCAGCATCGCGAACGAGCTCGAGCTGGGCATCGGGCTGCGCCTCGGCAAGGGCGAGGAGAAGAGCGGGGGCCGCGAGAAGCCGCGTCTGCTCGCGAGCGCGCTCGAGGCCTCGGTCGCCGCGATCTACCTCGACGCCGGCGAGCAGGAGGCGATCACCATCGCGCGCGGGCTGCTCGCGCCCCACGTCGACGCGCTCGAGCCGGGCGAGCGGGACTACAAGAGCCGGCTCCAGGAGGTGCTGCAGCGCGGCGGCAACCCCGCGCCGACCTACACGCTCCTCGGGACGGAAGGGCCCGATCACGAGCGCCTCTTTCGGGTCGCGGTGCGGCTCGAAGACCGTGAGCTCGCCCGGGGTGAAGGCCGCTCCAAGGCGCGCGCGGAGCAGCTCGCGGCGCGCGCGGCGCTGGACGATCTCGAGAGCGGGGCGGGCACGGAGCGGGGCGAAGAGGAGTGA
- a CDS encoding MopE-related protein → MIARLSLAAFLLLGALGCDGGEDPGDGAVTPGMDGSTSPGPDGAPPPGPDGSPPPTGDAGCELQVEICGDRMDQNCDGRDQSCGDNDGDGVEACREGDDLTLCDCDDTRTDVRPPFGGSVPGAPELCDGRDNDCDGRIDESSECCAGCEGIEPSRADRCDEAGQCDCSTASGVGPCPEGSTCCSTGCVDIQTDFDNCGLCGTRCTPSADRCTAGECRCGDGPVCDLTFECTGGACGG, encoded by the coding sequence GTGATCGCGCGTCTCTCCCTCGCGGCCTTCCTCCTGCTCGGCGCGCTCGGCTGCGACGGCGGGGAGGATCCGGGCGACGGCGCGGTCACCCCGGGCATGGACGGCTCGACGTCGCCCGGGCCCGACGGCGCGCCCCCGCCCGGCCCGGACGGAAGCCCTCCGCCGACGGGTGACGCGGGCTGCGAGCTCCAGGTGGAGATCTGCGGCGACCGCATGGACCAGAACTGCGACGGCCGGGACCAGTCCTGCGGCGACAACGACGGTGACGGGGTGGAGGCGTGCCGCGAGGGTGACGACCTGACCCTGTGCGACTGCGACGACACCCGCACGGACGTCCGCCCGCCCTTCGGCGGCAGCGTCCCGGGGGCGCCGGAGCTCTGCGACGGCCGCGACAACGACTGCGACGGCCGCATCGACGAGTCCTCGGAGTGCTGCGCCGGCTGCGAGGGCATCGAGCCCTCCCGCGCCGACCGCTGCGACGAAGCGGGTCAGTGCGACTGCTCCACCGCGTCCGGCGTGGGACCGTGCCCCGAGGGCAGCACCTGCTGCTCCACGGGCTGCGTCGACATCCAGACCGACTTCGACAACTGCGGCCTCTGCGGCACGCGCTGCACCCCCTCGGCCGATCGCTGCACCGCGGGCGAGTGCCGCTGCGGCGACGGCCCCGTCTGCGACCTCACCTTCGAGTGCACCGGCGGCGCCTGCGGGGGCTGA
- a CDS encoding c-type cytochrome: MRIACLFLCAVGLVACGSGKRSFEAPVELNGQTVAPEVLNRGELVYMQHCRGCHGQRGRGDGPYARSLRPPPRDLTTGEYRHLESPPTDAALRAVITQGIEGTGMRAQRVEGESLTAVVAYTRWLALPDQRVQ, encoded by the coding sequence ATGCGGATCGCCTGCCTGTTCCTGTGCGCGGTGGGCCTGGTCGCCTGCGGCAGCGGCAAGCGCTCGTTCGAGGCGCCGGTCGAGCTGAACGGACAGACCGTCGCGCCCGAGGTGCTCAACCGGGGTGAGCTCGTCTACATGCAGCACTGCCGGGGCTGTCACGGGCAGCGCGGCCGCGGCGACGGCCCCTACGCGCGCAGCCTCCGCCCGCCGCCCCGCGATCTGACGACGGGCGAGTATCGGCACCTCGAGAGCCCGCCCACCGACGCCGCGCTCCGGGCCGTGATCACGCAGGGCATCGAGGGCACCGGCATGCGGGCGCAGCGGGTGGAGGGCGAGTCGCTGACCGCGGTCGTCGCCTACACGCGCTGGCTCGCGCTCCCCGATCAGCGCGTGCAGTAG
- a CDS encoding OmpA family protein has translation MTTQVTSFRTALRNATSGSIGPLAAALALTLGMACGGPEYPNCDNDEQCHEGEFCVNGQCQQCRPDGNDCPPGQQCNDGRCDDIPGYCSSTADCPDGQECQNNSCVMSQVTQGPPTDMEAPACSLQSIYFAYDSSELDGSARSALESNASCVNERDIPSVTLTGHCDPRGTEEYNLALGERRAQSVQGYLQRLGVDRGRMTSRSMGEEMARGTDEASWARDRRVQVEER, from the coding sequence ATGACGACGCAAGTTACGAGCTTTCGCACTGCACTTCGGAACGCTACGAGTGGCTCGATCGGCCCCCTGGCCGCGGCGCTCGCGCTCACCCTGGGCATGGCCTGCGGGGGCCCCGAATACCCGAACTGTGACAACGACGAACAGTGCCACGAGGGCGAGTTCTGCGTGAACGGCCAGTGCCAGCAGTGCCGGCCGGACGGCAACGACTGCCCGCCCGGTCAGCAGTGCAACGACGGCCGCTGTGACGACATCCCGGGCTACTGCTCGAGCACGGCCGACTGCCCCGACGGGCAGGAGTGCCAGAACAACAGCTGCGTGATGAGCCAGGTGACCCAGGGGCCGCCGACCGACATGGAGGCGCCCGCCTGCTCGCTCCAGAGCATCTACTTCGCCTACGACTCGAGCGAGCTTGACGGCAGCGCGCGCAGCGCCCTGGAGTCCAACGCCAGCTGCGTCAACGAGCGCGACATCCCGAGCGTGACGCTCACGGGCCACTGCGACCCGCGCGGCACCGAGGAGTACAACCTCGCGCTCGGCGAGCGCCGCGCGCAGTCGGTGCAGGGCTACCTGCAGCGCCTCGGCGTCGACCGCGGCCGCATGACGAGCCGGTCCATGGGCGAGGAGATGGCCCGCGGAACCGACGAGGCGAGCTGGGCCCGCGATCGTCGCGTCCAGGTCGAAGAGCGCTGA